AGGATGTCGGCCTTGCCCGACGAGACGAGCTTGACGGCCTCGAGGGCGGCCTGCTCGTGGCCTCCCTTGACGTCGACGACTTCGTACCTGGCCAGGTCGATCCCCAGAGGCTTGGCCGCCGCGGCGATCTTGTCGGCGTCGCCGACGAGGATGGCATTGGCGATGCCCTGCGACCGGGCGCTCTCGACGGCCTCGAGGACTTCGGCGTCTTCGGCGGCGGCGACGGCCACCGTGCGGGGGCCGACGGACTGGGCGTAGGTCAGAAGCTGAGAGAGGGAGCGGATCTGTTCCAAAACAATCTCCTCCTTATGTAAGGTCAGAAACGGAACGTGTCGAAAACCGCAAGGCCCGGGGGCCCAGAGAATTATACCCTATGACAGAAGGACGCCGAGGGCGATGGAGAGGAGTTTCGTCTCGGCGCTGTCGGTGCGGCTCGTGAGGATGACGGGAGCCTTGGCCCCCAGGACGGCCCCCGCCCCCCGGGAGCCGAGAAGGCTCAGTGCCACCTTGCCCACCAGATTGCCCGCTTCGATATGGGGCATGAGGAGGATGTCGGCTCTGCCGGCCACGTCGGAGTCGATCCCCTTGAGGTGGGCCGAGGAGAGGCTGACGGCGTTGTCCAGGGCCAGAGGACCGTCGACGAGGCAGTTCCTGATCTGGCCCCGGCGGTTCATCTGCGTCAGGGCTGCGGCGTCGAGGGTGCAGGCCATGGCGGGATTGACCGTCTCGACGGCGGCCAGGACGGCCACGCGGGGGCAGTCGACGCCGAGGCGGCGGTAGCAGGCGACGGCGTTCTCGATGAGGTGGACTTTCTCCTGCAAGGTGGGGTAGGTGTTGAGTCCGCCGTCGGTGATGGCGCAGACCCGTCCGAGGCGGGGGATCTCGAGGAGGAAGAGGTGGCTGAGGACGCTGCCCGTCCTCAGCCCCTCCTTCTTGTCGAGGACGGCCTTGAGAAGCGTCGCCGTCTTGACCTGTCCTTTCATGACCATCCGTGCCTCGCCGGAGGCGACGAGGGCGACGGCCCGTCTCGAAGCGGTCTCGTCATCGGCCACGTCGACGATCGGACACGACGTCAGATCGAGGCCGAGATCGTGGCACATGGCGGCGATGCGGCCGGCCGAGCCGATGAGGATGGGCTCGACGATGCCCTCGCGGCGGGCGCTGTCGAGGGCCGTGAGCACGTCGGCGTCGTGGGCGGCGGCGACGGCCACGGGCGACGCCGACCGTCCCCGGCAGCGTTCCAGGAGAAAATCGAGATTTTCAAAGGCCAAGGCGTCGGCTCCTTTCAACGGCTTCCCTGTAGCTTCGGGCCTCTTCCTCCCCTTCGAGGACGGCCCGGGCCCCTTCGGCGAGGGCCGCCATCTCGTCTTCTCCGGGGTAGGCCAGGACGGGGGCGATCCACTGAAGGCGCGCCGTCAGATCCGACCGGAGGTGGCTGTCATGGGCCATGCCTCCCGTGAGTATGACGGCCTCGACGTCCCCTCCGAGGGCGGCCGCCATCGATCCCGCCTCCTTGGCGATCTGAAAGGCCAGGGCGCGCAGGACCAGCTCCGTCGCCTCGTCGCTGTCGGCGGCGCGGCGACGGAGCTCGCGCAGGTCGTCGGAGCCGCAGTAGGCCAGGAGTCCCCCTCTTCTGATCAGGGAGTCGATCATGTCCTTCTCGCTGTACCGTCCGGAAAAACAGAGGCGGACCAGGTCTCCGGCGGGAACCGTTCCGGCCCGGTTGGGCGAAAAGGGGCCGAATTCGTTGGCGTTGTTGACGTCGA
The DNA window shown above is from Aminithiophilus ramosus and carries:
- a CDS encoding bifunctional enoyl-CoA hydratase/phosphate acetyltransferase, encoding MAFENLDFLLERCRGRSASPVAVAAAHDADVLTALDSARREGIVEPILIGSAGRIAAMCHDLGLDLTSCPIVDVADDETASRRAVALVASGEARMVMKGQVKTATLLKAVLDKKEGLRTGSVLSHLFLLEIPRLGRVCAITDGGLNTYPTLQEKVHLIENAVACYRRLGVDCPRVAVLAAVETVNPAMACTLDAAALTQMNRRGQIRNCLVDGPLALDNAVSLSSAHLKGIDSDVAGRADILLMPHIEAGNLVGKVALSLLGSRGAGAVLGAKAPVILTSRTDSAETKLLSIALGVLLS